Proteins encoded together in one Microcebus murinus isolate Inina chromosome 18, M.murinus_Inina_mat1.0, whole genome shotgun sequence window:
- the DHRS7C gene encoding dehydrogenase/reductase SDR family member 7C, protein MSVMAVLTLPLILLGISGLLFIYQEVSRLCSKSTVQNKVVVITDAISGLGKECARVFHTGGARLVLCGKNWERLEILYDALISVADPSKTFTPKLVLLDFSDISCVLDVAKEILDCYGCVDILINNASMKVKGPAHNISLELDRKIMDVNYFGPITLTKALLPSMISRRTGQIVLVNNIQGKFGIPFRTAYAASKHAALGFFDCLRAEVEEYDVVISTVMPTFIRSYHVYPEQGNWEASIWKFFFRKLAYGVHPVEVAEEVMRTVRRKKQEVFMANPIPKAAVYVRTLLPEFFFAVVACGVKEKLNLPEEG, encoded by the exons ATGAGTGTCATGGCTGTGCTGACGCTGCCTCTGATCCTGCTGGGAATCAGCGGCCTCCTCTTCATTTATCAAGAGGTGTCCCGGCTGTGCTCAAAGTCAACCGTGCAGAACAAAGTGGTGGTGATCACCGACGCCATCTCAGGACTGGGCAAGG AGTGTGCTCGTGTGTTCCACACGGGTGGGGCAAGGCTGGTGCTGTGTGGAAAGAACTGGGAGAGGCTAGAGATCCTATATGATGCCTTGATCAGCGTGGCTGACCCCAGCAAG ACGTTCACCCCAAAGCTGGTCCTACTGGACTTCTCGGATATCAGCTGCGTCCTGGATGTGGCAAAAGAAATCCTGGATTGCTACGGCTGCGTGGACATCCTCATCAACAACGCCAGCATGAAGGTGAAGGGGCCTGCCCATAACATTTCTCTGGAGCTGGACAGAAAGATCATGGACGTCAACTACTTTGGGCCCATCACACTGACCAAAG CCCTGCTCCCCAGCATGATCTCCCGGAGAACAGGCCAAATCGTGCTGGTGAATAACATCCAAGGGAAGTTCGGAATCCCCTTCCGCACGGCTT ATGCTGCCTCCAAGCACGCTGCACTGGGCTTCTTTGACTGCCTCCGAGCCGAAGTGGAGGAATACGATGTTGTCATCAGCACCGTGATGCCCACTTTCATCCGGTCGTACCACGTGTACCCAGAGCAAGGAAACTGGGAAGCTTCCATCTGGAAAT TCTTTTTCAGGAAGCTGGCCTACGGCGTGCACCCCGTGGAAGTGGCGGAGGAGGTGATGCGCACCGTGAGGCGGAAGAAGCAGGAGGTCTTCATGGCCAACCCCATCCCCAAGGCCGCCGTGTATGTCCGCACCCTCCTCCCCGAGTTCTTTTTCGCCGTGGTGGCCTGTGGGGTGAAGGAGAAGCTGAACCTGCCGGAGGAGGGTTAG